Proteins encoded together in one Terriglobus saanensis SP1PR4 window:
- a CDS encoding ABC transporter permease, with the protein MLNKLTFANLGHRPVRTLLSILAIAVEVTMILTLVGVSNGTLHESARRARGTGADILVRPPGTSALSTVSSSPMSDKLVDVFRAEPHIVMVTGTIVQPLELFDTLTGLNMDEFAKMSGGFRFVQGGLPVQDTDLIIDEPYAREKHLQVGSTLKLISQEWHVSGIYEPGKLARICARLEALQRFTANTHRLSQIYLKVDDPNQAQAIVDSLRAKYPGYQIYTLEYYTSLLSVNSLGLLRNFTYVVIGIAMIVGFIVVFMAMYTAVLERTREIGILKAVGSSSGLILNMLLRETLLLAVIGTVGGILLTYLTQWLMVHFAPGGMTQETVYKWWPITGVIAIAGSLIGAIIPGIKAVRQDATEALSYE; encoded by the coding sequence TTGCTCAATAAACTTACATTTGCCAATCTCGGTCATCGGCCCGTTCGGACACTCCTGAGTATTCTGGCCATCGCTGTGGAAGTGACGATGATTCTCACGCTGGTGGGCGTGAGCAACGGCACGCTGCATGAGTCAGCCCGTCGCGCGCGAGGTACTGGTGCGGACATTCTGGTGCGTCCTCCGGGAACTTCCGCGCTTTCGACGGTGAGCTCTTCTCCCATGAGCGACAAGCTTGTCGATGTCTTTCGAGCAGAGCCGCATATCGTCATGGTGACGGGAACTATCGTGCAGCCGCTGGAACTCTTCGATACGCTCACCGGGCTCAACATGGATGAGTTCGCAAAGATGAGTGGAGGATTCCGATTCGTTCAGGGCGGTCTGCCCGTGCAGGATACGGACCTGATCATTGACGAACCCTATGCGAGAGAAAAACATCTCCAGGTAGGGAGCACGCTGAAGTTGATCTCCCAGGAATGGCATGTTTCCGGTATTTACGAGCCCGGAAAGCTCGCGCGCATCTGCGCGAGGCTGGAAGCGTTGCAGCGTTTCACTGCCAACACACACCGTTTGAGTCAGATCTACCTCAAGGTGGACGACCCGAATCAGGCCCAGGCTATCGTCGATTCGCTGCGCGCAAAGTATCCCGGCTATCAAATCTATACGTTGGAGTACTACACCTCGCTTCTGTCTGTGAACAGTCTCGGTCTGCTGCGTAACTTCACTTATGTGGTGATTGGGATTGCCATGATCGTTGGCTTCATTGTGGTCTTCATGGCCATGTATACGGCGGTGCTGGAGAGGACGCGAGAGATTGGAATTCTCAAGGCCGTTGGAAGTTCTTCCGGCCTGATTCTCAACATGTTGTTGCGCGAAACGCTGTTGCTCGCGGTGATTGGTACGGTCGGAGGCATTCTGCTGACGTACCTTACGCAATGGTTGATGGTGCACTTCGCGCCGGGTGGCATGACGCAGGAGACGGTCTACAAGTGGTGGCCCATTACAGGAGTCATCGCGATCGCAGGATCCCTCATCGGCGCGATCATTCCCGGAATCAAGGCAGTTCGTCAGGACGCTACGGAGGCTCTGTCTTATGAATGA
- a CDS encoding TonB-dependent receptor domain-containing protein, whose product MKVSTSLHRTVFGIVLFAFSALSAFAQLSTATVFGNITDTSGAAVPNATITLVQTDTNFTRAAISKGDGTYREEFLPLGPYKVTVAAPGFKTLERTGIVLSVMQNAELSLTLDVGTTTETVNVSADVPLVNLGSSTLGRTVDNVEIDNLPLVNRDVSRLLQLVPGVQSVSTVNNLGYQEIKVLVNGSTDGFVGQVSYYLDGGLNMTGLRNSGNQVPNPDAVSQFNVVTNNYSAQLGRYSSAVVSVITKDGTNKFHGSLFEFFRDRNFNAIAHNSGAGATKNPYNQHRFGATVGGPIRHDKDFFFGSFAGYRFIQYANYSGSLPSPAQITGNFSENTPTAAEQASCTTTPTAAANTAVHFLVCNPTTRLPYANNTLPAVDPTAVNILNYLVKNLPAKQPAVFGDTQYTYRSRSPLPEQNEEYLIKTDHQVTKSHRLTLSYFLLNYKVRQNPTGFTQAWSYSNYANKQQNANISDVWTIGPRTINQFWVNYTRQNGGRIPVPGGTLADFGSDFGVVGTPSRSNISVGGVEGFTLAQAITGPKAGTNVYGVRDIVTTTRGKHSLYVGGEAGLEKDFQQTSLGNYGAFTFSTTNGASSARTTNGLSDFLAGIPVSMGQDTGLYANANYFNYGLFAQDDWRVLPNLTVNLGIRYDWQQAPTDTQVRQTNFVPGQQSHAFPNVSIIGKTGPQLAPIGMLFPGDSGVPKGGAFTPNNHASPRVGFAYDPFSDGKTVFHGAAGLFFGGISGNQWEFPSNFAPYAVRNTYNKVVSLTHPYSGDPTEFPTGSNPYPALNFSRGSGNATFLPLNQVVAFDPNYRWPYTIQMNFGFQQQFGKGLALSANYVASLNRKTPLYNDINGPQFNITAAGTSGASCTDLTKACGYANTSATVNNRRPLNSSFGQSAANPIYSNVYIIRSNQNSNYNSLQISIEQRLTHHVSARGYYTWSKTLQSNALDSGSGLNGSFVDSNYPQLEYRQRSDQDRRQMMTMSFVWKPDYFDKYNRVVRIALNGWTVSGIWTANSGQPFTVTTGNDNYFSGNGNNRPSIAPGKFAHLIDNGRSRVAMMNQWFDTTAYCRPGVDAGCPGLGPLGLLGNTRPAQLDSPGYRNVDASLFRDFAIHQELRFQLRGEFSNVFNLTNLGTPSTAMNSTTFGKVTGTGGSNRIIQVGGRVLF is encoded by the coding sequence ATGAAGGTTTCAACCTCGTTACACCGAACCGTGTTCGGAATCGTGCTTTTTGCCTTTTCGGCGTTGAGTGCGTTCGCCCAGCTCAGTACGGCCACCGTCTTCGGCAATATCACCGACACTTCGGGAGCCGCAGTACCCAATGCCACGATCACCCTTGTCCAGACCGATACGAATTTCACCCGGGCAGCTATCTCTAAAGGAGACGGTACCTACCGTGAAGAGTTCCTTCCGCTCGGTCCTTATAAGGTGACGGTCGCGGCCCCGGGCTTCAAGACCCTTGAGCGCACTGGCATCGTTCTCTCCGTCATGCAGAACGCGGAACTAAGTCTCACGCTCGACGTCGGAACCACCACTGAGACCGTCAATGTGAGCGCGGATGTGCCTCTGGTCAACCTGGGAAGTTCCACTTTGGGACGCACAGTAGACAATGTGGAGATCGACAACCTTCCGCTCGTGAACCGGGATGTCAGTCGCCTGCTGCAACTCGTCCCAGGGGTACAGTCGGTCAGCACGGTGAACAACCTCGGCTATCAGGAGATCAAGGTCTTGGTGAATGGATCGACGGACGGCTTCGTCGGCCAGGTATCGTACTATCTCGACGGCGGTCTCAACATGACGGGTCTTCGGAACAGCGGAAACCAGGTACCGAATCCCGATGCGGTCAGCCAGTTCAACGTCGTCACCAATAATTACAGCGCGCAGCTGGGGCGTTATTCCTCGGCGGTGGTGAGTGTGATCACGAAAGATGGCACGAACAAATTTCATGGTTCGCTCTTCGAGTTCTTCCGCGACCGTAACTTCAACGCCATTGCGCATAATTCTGGTGCGGGAGCTACCAAGAACCCGTATAACCAGCATCGCTTCGGCGCGACCGTAGGCGGTCCCATCCGTCATGACAAGGACTTCTTCTTCGGCAGCTTCGCTGGGTACCGCTTTATTCAGTACGCCAATTACAGCGGCAGTCTGCCCAGTCCGGCGCAGATCACCGGCAATTTTTCTGAGAACACGCCTACCGCTGCGGAACAGGCGAGCTGCACGACGACGCCGACCGCCGCTGCGAATACCGCCGTCCACTTCCTGGTGTGCAATCCGACGACCCGTTTGCCCTATGCCAATAACACGCTGCCTGCGGTCGATCCGACGGCCGTGAACATCCTGAACTACCTTGTCAAAAACCTTCCAGCAAAACAACCGGCGGTCTTCGGCGATACGCAGTATACCTATCGGTCGCGCTCTCCTTTGCCGGAACAGAACGAAGAGTACCTTATTAAGACAGATCATCAGGTCACCAAGTCGCATCGCCTGACCCTCAGTTATTTCCTGCTGAACTATAAGGTCCGTCAGAATCCTACCGGCTTCACACAGGCCTGGTCGTATTCCAACTACGCCAACAAGCAGCAAAACGCCAACATCAGTGATGTCTGGACCATCGGTCCGCGAACGATCAATCAGTTCTGGGTGAACTACACGCGCCAGAACGGCGGCCGTATTCCGGTTCCGGGTGGCACACTGGCGGACTTCGGTTCTGACTTCGGCGTGGTCGGAACGCCTTCGCGTTCGAACATCAGTGTGGGCGGCGTAGAGGGCTTTACGCTGGCACAGGCCATCACCGGCCCTAAGGCTGGTACGAACGTCTATGGCGTTCGCGATATCGTCACTACAACCCGAGGCAAGCACTCCCTATATGTGGGCGGCGAGGCAGGGCTGGAAAAAGACTTCCAGCAGACCTCGCTGGGCAACTACGGGGCGTTCACCTTCTCCACGACGAATGGAGCAAGCAGTGCGCGCACCACCAATGGCCTGTCGGACTTTCTTGCAGGCATCCCGGTCAGCATGGGGCAGGATACGGGGCTCTACGCCAACGCCAACTACTTTAACTATGGCCTCTTTGCGCAGGACGACTGGCGCGTCTTGCCGAATCTGACGGTCAATCTCGGCATCCGCTATGACTGGCAGCAGGCGCCGACGGACACGCAGGTGCGTCAGACGAACTTCGTGCCGGGGCAGCAATCGCATGCCTTTCCTAACGTATCGATCATTGGAAAGACCGGGCCGCAACTCGCTCCCATCGGGATGCTCTTTCCCGGAGACTCAGGTGTGCCAAAGGGAGGTGCCTTTACGCCGAACAACCACGCATCGCCTCGCGTCGGCTTTGCCTATGATCCATTCTCCGATGGGAAGACTGTTTTCCACGGGGCGGCTGGTCTGTTCTTCGGTGGTATCTCCGGCAACCAGTGGGAGTTCCCATCGAACTTCGCTCCCTATGCCGTTCGCAATACCTATAACAAGGTGGTCTCGCTGACGCATCCGTATAGCGGAGATCCGACTGAGTTCCCGACCGGTTCGAACCCTTACCCTGCTCTAAACTTTTCTCGTGGAAGCGGCAATGCGACCTTCCTTCCGCTCAACCAGGTCGTTGCGTTCGACCCGAATTATCGTTGGCCGTATACGATCCAGATGAACTTTGGATTTCAGCAGCAGTTCGGTAAAGGTCTGGCTCTGAGCGCCAACTATGTTGCGTCGCTCAATCGCAAGACGCCGCTCTATAACGACATCAACGGACCGCAGTTCAACATCACTGCAGCAGGCACCAGTGGGGCAAGCTGCACCGATCTCACCAAGGCTTGCGGTTATGCAAACACCAGTGCCACCGTCAACAATCGTCGGCCGCTCAACTCCAGCTTCGGTCAGTCTGCGGCAAATCCGATCTACTCCAACGTGTACATCATTCGGTCCAATCAGAACTCCAACTACAACTCTCTACAGATTTCCATTGAGCAGCGGTTGACGCACCATGTCAGTGCGCGCGGTTATTACACCTGGAGCAAGACGCTACAGAGCAACGCGCTCGATAGCGGCAGCGGGTTGAACGGTAGCTTTGTGGATTCGAACTATCCCCAGCTTGAGTATCGCCAGCGTTCGGACCAGGACCGCCGCCAGATGATGACGATGTCCTTCGTCTGGAAGCCGGATTACTTCGACAAGTACAACCGTGTGGTCAGGATTGCGCTGAACGGCTGGACGGTGTCGGGCATCTGGACAGCGAACAGTGGACAGCCGTTTACCGTGACTACGGGGAACGACAACTACTTCTCAGGCAATGGCAATAACCGCCCGAGCATCGCGCCGGGCAAGTTTGCTCACCTCATAGACAATGGCCGGTCGCGTGTTGCGATGATGAATCAGTGGTTCGACACAACCGCATATTGCCGACCGGGTGTCGATGCAGGCTGTCCTGGTCTGGGTCCTCTGGGCCTTTTGGGAAATACTCGCCCTGCGCAATTGGACAGTCCAGGATATCGGAATGTGGATGCCTCGCTCTTCCGCGACTTTGCGATTCATCAGGAGCTTCGCTTCCAGTTGCGGGGTGAGTTCTCCAATGTCTTCAACCTTACGAACCTTGGTACTCCCTCGACCGCGATGAACAGCACTACCTTCGGCAAGGTGACCGGTACAGGCGGCAGCAACCGCATTATCCAGGTCGGAGGCCGCGTCTTGTTCTAG
- a CDS encoding alpha-galactosidase has protein sequence MKPSRRFLTKTLSHLFAAGTLGGLLLVPSSGVAQANAASARFDSTTQVFRLDGGDVTYVLGVNSEGQVQTLYWGKHLPATEHFDAARPSQGNASFDPPVTTKPHEYVGWGGALYVQPDLKITFPDGNRDLVLKYVSNKVSDAQLAIVMKDISREVYVTLQYQMDSETGILRRSAEIENRTGAPFTIEQVASGTWNLPRGTEYRLRYVTGRWAGEWNLQEQPVHGGMTVLESRRGTTGSHNNPWFMIDHATTKDQDEGSVWFGALGWSGSWQIAIEQDVMQQVRVTGGPNAFDFSYLVKKGERFQTPYFYGGYSSHGIGEASRLLHRFEVDSLLPHAPTPKLRPVLYNSWEATEFRVDEPGQMALAEKAATLGVERFVMDDGWFGQRKDDHAGLGDWYVNPQKFPHGLKPLINKVHSLGMEFGLWVEPEMVNPDSDLYRKHPDWILNFPGRPQTEGRNQLVLNLARPDVHAYVLQWLDKLLTENDISFIKWDYNRNWAEPGWPSVAKDEQKNVYVDFTRNFYDILEQMRKKHPNTEFESCSGGGSRVDLGVMHYTDEVWPSDNTDAYDRLFLQEGFTYAYTPGVMMAWVTDSPNWVNHRSVSLDYRFLSAMQGSLGIGANLNEWKPEDFATAKQMVAAYKGVRETVQRGALYRLMSPREGEASVTESVSRDGKQAVTFAFLHSSTQNYPFPRIYLRGLDENATYDIKALSGKLSSDTPAFASGAYLMHRGIDVQLRGDFQAMAFTLNRR, from the coding sequence ATGAAACCGTCCCGCCGCTTCCTCACAAAGACCCTGAGCCACCTTTTTGCTGCGGGAACTCTCGGTGGCTTGCTTCTTGTGCCTTCCTCAGGCGTGGCACAGGCAAATGCCGCGAGTGCGCGGTTCGATTCGACTACTCAGGTATTTCGTCTCGATGGAGGCGATGTGACGTATGTCCTCGGCGTAAACAGTGAGGGACAGGTTCAGACCCTGTATTGGGGCAAGCATTTACCTGCGACGGAACACTTCGATGCGGCTCGTCCTTCACAGGGCAACGCGTCCTTCGACCCGCCAGTGACGACGAAGCCTCACGAATATGTTGGATGGGGTGGGGCTCTTTATGTGCAGCCGGACCTGAAGATCACGTTCCCTGATGGGAACCGCGACCTCGTGCTTAAGTACGTCTCGAACAAAGTGAGCGATGCACAACTTGCGATCGTGATGAAGGACATCTCGCGCGAGGTTTACGTGACGCTGCAGTACCAGATGGATTCCGAAACTGGAATTCTCCGCCGCTCCGCGGAGATTGAGAACCGCACCGGAGCGCCTTTCACGATCGAGCAGGTGGCGTCTGGCACCTGGAACCTTCCGCGCGGGACAGAGTATCGCCTGCGCTACGTCACGGGCAGATGGGCAGGAGAGTGGAATCTTCAGGAGCAGCCCGTGCACGGCGGCATGACGGTGCTGGAGAGCAGACGGGGGACGACGGGGTCGCACAATAACCCGTGGTTCATGATCGACCATGCCACCACGAAAGACCAGGATGAGGGCAGCGTCTGGTTCGGTGCGCTTGGATGGAGCGGTTCATGGCAGATCGCCATCGAACAGGACGTGATGCAGCAGGTCCGCGTGACGGGTGGTCCGAACGCCTTCGATTTTTCGTATCTGGTCAAGAAGGGAGAGCGCTTTCAGACGCCTTACTTCTATGGTGGGTACTCCAGCCACGGTATAGGTGAGGCATCGCGCCTTTTGCACCGCTTTGAAGTCGATAGCCTTTTACCCCACGCGCCGACGCCGAAGCTGCGACCTGTCCTCTACAACTCGTGGGAAGCCACAGAGTTTCGGGTGGACGAGCCTGGGCAGATGGCCCTCGCGGAAAAGGCGGCGACCCTCGGGGTTGAGCGTTTTGTGATGGACGATGGTTGGTTCGGGCAGCGCAAGGACGACCATGCCGGTCTGGGCGATTGGTACGTCAACCCGCAGAAATTTCCCCATGGATTGAAGCCACTCATTAATAAGGTGCATTCGCTGGGGATGGAGTTCGGCCTTTGGGTCGAACCGGAGATGGTCAATCCTGATAGCGATCTTTACCGGAAACATCCCGACTGGATTCTTAACTTTCCGGGACGCCCGCAGACCGAGGGTAGAAATCAGCTCGTCTTGAACTTAGCACGTCCTGATGTCCATGCCTATGTGCTGCAGTGGCTCGATAAGCTGCTCACCGAGAACGATATCTCCTTCATCAAGTGGGATTACAACCGCAACTGGGCAGAACCGGGTTGGCCCTCGGTCGCAAAGGACGAGCAGAAGAATGTCTATGTGGATTTCACACGGAACTTCTACGACATTCTGGAGCAGATGCGCAAAAAGCATCCCAATACGGAGTTTGAAAGTTGTTCCGGTGGTGGAAGCCGGGTGGACCTCGGCGTAATGCATTACACCGACGAGGTCTGGCCTTCGGACAATACGGATGCCTATGACCGCCTGTTCCTGCAGGAAGGGTTTACTTACGCTTACACCCCCGGGGTGATGATGGCCTGGGTGACCGACTCTCCCAACTGGGTCAATCACCGTTCTGTGTCGCTGGATTACCGCTTCCTCTCCGCCATGCAGGGTTCGCTCGGCATCGGGGCGAACCTGAACGAATGGAAGCCGGAGGATTTTGCGACGGCCAAGCAGATGGTGGCCGCGTACAAGGGGGTCCGGGAGACGGTGCAGCGCGGGGCACTCTATCGATTGATGTCACCCAGAGAAGGAGAAGCGTCGGTTACCGAAAGCGTCTCCCGCGACGGAAAACAGGCCGTCACCTTTGCCTTTCTCCATTCGAGCACGCAGAATTATCCATTTCCGCGGATCTATCTCCGGGGTCTTGACGAGAACGCAACCTACGACATTAAGGCGCTCTCAGGAAAGCTCTCGTCCGACACTCCTGCCTTCGCGAGCGGAGCTTATCTCATGCACCGTGGTATCGACGTTCAGCTTCGAGGAGACTTTCAGGCGATGGCTTTCACCTTGAACCGCCGCTAG